In one window of Patagioenas fasciata isolate bPatFas1 chromosome 34, bPatFas1.hap1, whole genome shotgun sequence DNA:
- the LOC139826042 gene encoding uncharacterized protein — translation MSPAALMSRRNPGNALLFRALAGRLSHSAASWSESLWFSAEPRGFGADRSTMMPQINVGSGFQAELPALRDPAQAQQDEERAELVWKPWGDMDTDPQAPDPVLTLLSMASSSTIPGSSSTVPGSSSAIPRSSNAIPGSSSALHAILGSSSAVPGSSSAVPGSSSAIPGSSSAVLGSSSAVPGSSSAVPGAVPNLELALHCLHAARGDLMKALEMLLSGGPPKSESDPLANYHYAGSDTWTPLEQQLFHRAFATHKKDFYRIHKKVQTKTVAQCVEYYYIWKKTTKLKSYRAKGTGKKAKRNKEKAEEKGLVSKLVYSQRSRPLVKGGNGSLLLPIAIPGLLVPPIAIPVLSVLPSQYRDRQCCPSRYWSCWFCPSRYQGPCHCPSQYQGRRCCRRNTSSITAARRDTGAVGAAVAIPGPSVLLSRYWGLAVPPL, via the exons atgtcaccggcggcgctgatgtcgcggcggaaccccggcaacgctttgttgttccgagccctcgcagggcgtctctcccactctgccgcgtcttggagcgaatccctgtggttttcggccgaaccgcgcggtttcggtgccgatcggagcacgatgatgcc gcagatcaacgtggggagcggcttccaggcggagctgccggccctgcgcgacccagcgcaggcgcagcaggacgaggagcgcgcggagctggtctggaagccctggggggacatggacaccgacccgcaggcgcccgacccag tgttgaccctgctgtccatggcaagctccagcaccatccccgggagctccagcaccgtccccgggagctccagcgccatccccaggagctccaacgccatccccgggagctccagtgcc ctcca tgccatcctcgggagctccagtgccgtccccgggagctccagtgccgtccctgggagctccagtgccatccccgggagctccagtgccgtcctcgggagctccagtgctgtccctgggagctccagcgccgtccccggcgccgtccccaacctggagctggccctgcactgcctgcacgcggcgcgcggcgacctgatg aaggcgctggagatgctgctttcgggggggccccccaagtccgaatcggaccctctggccaattatcattacgcag gctcggacacgtggacgccattggagcagcagcttttccaccgtgcttttgccacccacaagaaggacttttatcgcatccacaagaag gtccagactaagactgtggcccagtgtgttgaatattactacatctggaagaaaacgaccaaactcaagtcctaccgagcaaaagggacgggcaaaaaagccaagagaaacaaggaaaaggccgaggagaag ggtcttgtttccaagctggtttattctcagcgctctcgacctttggtgaaaggggggaatgggtcgttgttgctgcccattgcgataccagggctgttggtgccacccatcgcgataccggtgctgtcggtgctgccgtcgcaataccgggaccgtcagtgctgcccatcacgatactggagctgttggttctgcccatcacgataccagggcccctgtcactgcccatcacaatatcagggccgtcggtgctgccgtcgcaataccagctccatcactgctgcccgtcgcgataccggggctgtcggtgccgctgtcgcgataccggggccgtcggtgctgctgtcgcgatactggggcc ttGCCGTCCCCCCACTTTAG